The sequence CAATCCTCAACTAGATGGCAGCAATATTGGAAGAGACAAAATACAAAGAACAGCTTCGATGTAACATAAGAGTGACCATCATAAAAAACTAGCAGCAGAGCTTGTATTGCCCAAACTACAAATTTGCTGCGAAAGACTGCAGCTTCAACAGGTCATCACTTGATCGAGAAGACAAATCTTTCTGAGGCATTTAAGTCATAAGGAGAATAGCCTGCTATCCAAAAAGGATGGTGACCGTATTTTACACCTTCTGAAATGTACGAGAAGAAACTCCGTGTAGAAGTCTAACGAATCCCAAGAAGCTGAGCTTCCCATCTGTGTGCCTTATCCAATCCTGCAGAACTACATGAATAGGAACAGATGGACTGAGTCCAAGTTCCTATAAAATACCAGATTAGTGGTTATAAAATTTAGACAGTAGGTGAAAGAGACGCGATAATGAGGATCCTGAACATGTTTTAACCAATCTACTACGCGAAGAAAATCTCAAGtctctcaaaattttataaCCAGGTGAAAGAGACGCGATAATGAGGATCCTGAACATGTTTTAACCAATCTACTATGCCAAGAAAACCTCAAGTCTCTCAAAATCCACACCTTGAGGCTTGAAGGgtaataaatgattttttcacTTTAGTTATTGATACATGCATGTCGTACCCTTCACAATTTCAATAGCGATACAATCCTACTCCAGCTTCATAAGAAATTATAATCCTAAGCTCCAGGGTACATGCATTCTAAGAGCTAGTTTTTGTATTTGGAATCTTCTCTAGGGTTTAAGGCCTAATAAAGAGGAGGGAGAGACATACCGTGGCAAGCTCCTCTATCATAATAGGCCGGTTTCCATCTTTCTCAAAGAATTCATAGCCATTACGTGCATTTTGCTCCCAGGTGTTCATTCCTTCCAACTGATGAACACTTATTGCAGCAGCACAGAATTCTTCGAAATCCAACTTTCTATATCGAAGAGAACTCACCTATACAACACATGATGAAACTACACTGATAAgttattaatcaaataataaaagaatgtaaaaaaagaaagatttcTAAAACTTTTACCAGGTTTACATAGTCGATGACCCGTGAATCCTTCATTGCATCAGTCGAATACTTTGTAATAGCCTGCAGAGTAATTGATTACATTGgcaaagaaataaattaaaactaaAAGTTGAAAAGAGAGAGCGAGAATGCTGACAGTTTTGAAACACGTTATAGAGATCAGTCCACTTTTGTTTGGCCCTAATAATGTGAACTGCTCTCGTAGATAGGCTAACTGTTGTATACTCAAAGTTCTTGCAAGAGCCTGCCAAATGGTGAATCAGATAGTATGAAGAGTATGATGAAAACAAGGGGGGATAATTATCTGAAGACAAATAAAAGAACATTCATAGATTATATTCTTTTTGGCAATTTCGGCATCAGGGTAGCGTAGGAAGAATCTATagaaaaattatctacacaTTAAGAGATCTTAAATCAAGAACTGCAGATATCTATGAATTGGGGAAGGTAGTGACTGATAAAGATTTAGTATCAAGGAATATATCGATTGTCTGGACATGAACGCATGTGACTGTGATGTAGGCTTCAGACGAGAAAACCAATAATGAGCAAGAACAAGTGCTGCCCtagaatattaaaataaaatcggATCCATAACCATTTACGATGAACTATAAAAACCATTGTGAAATTTCATGGTTCGACAAGAAAAAATGCCTTTTAGCGAGCAGAGTGACAGAAGAGACCATCATCCATAGCTGAGATAGGCATCTAGCAAGTACGAAATAACATTTAGTGAGTTGAGTTGACTTCGGTGTTCTCCTTTACATGATTTGCTTAGTTTGGTTCGGTCTTAACTTTCATTATGCATACAGATTATTAGTTCCTCTTGTTGTAATTCATCGCAAGGGAAAGGGAAAAAAGTGATCAGGTAAATGTGTGATATCATGCAATGCAATAGACCAGGTTAAATTCTTCTTCTAGTATCATTCAGTACTTGACAGCTAAGATATGCATACCCTTAAAGCCGCCTTTCTCAGAGAAGATGAGCATATGTAAGCTTTTAGAAGCTTATATATTATCATATCCAAAGTGATCTTCACATCTTGATGACCAACCAGCCACGGATGACCTAGGCACAACAATATCATTAGAGTATTTTACAACTTTTATTGATGAACTCGATGAAAAGGTAAGTTAGAGATATCTATATCGTTACATTATTAGATGCAAAATTTTGGTGATCGTGCTGGGCTACAAACCATAAGTTCTATGATCAACCTTATCCAACTACTTACCAAGAGCCTGAGCAGCAGTTAGTCTTTTACGGTAATCTTTGTTCAATAATCCCTTCACAAAATCTACGGCATCAGAAGACAATGAAGGCCATGGAGCTTCATCAAAACTCGGATCAGCCTTTAGAACAGCTCGGAAGATTCCAGATTCTGTTCTCGACCAGAATGGCCTGCTTCCACAGAGAAGAATATAAGCAATGACACCAATACTCCACATATCAGCCTCCGTTCCATACGATCTATGCAAAACTTCAGGTGCCACATAGTAAGCACTTCCAACAATATCATTCAGTCTTTCATCTGCCAAATAATATACACTCACTCACACTGACTTCTATCATAATAAAAGAGGAGACTGAGAGTAAACAAAACCAGACTGAACCTGGCTTTACATAGTCAGAGAGTCCAAAGTCTATGGCCTTCAAAGGGGAATGCTCATCTTTCGAAGTGAAGAGAAAATTCTAGAGCAGCAAGATATATCAAGGTCATTAGAAAGAAGCCATCTGGCAGTTAACATTTCAATGAGACAGATCatgttttggaaaaaaatatgaaaaagcattaATTGTACTTGATGAATGTTAGAGAAGGCAATAAAATCTATTAGTGCGATCAACCAGTAAATTCCATGGAAAAATGCATTCTTGACAACTGTTTACCAGACTATCAAGATaattgttgaatttataagaatgAATCTTCAGAGTACTCAAAGGGAGTGGAACAAAACAGTACAATGGCAGATATCTGTAGCTTACCTCAGGCTTTAGATCACGGTGAACTACACCTTGAAGATGGCAATATGCAACCACACTTAAAATCTGCACCAACACACTTTTGGCATCGTCTTCTGAGTACTTGCCACCCCTGCTTCAAACAAATGGATCATGACTTATGAGACTTCAAAGCAAGATAGCCCATAGTGCGGATAGAATAAGAAATTATAAGCATACCTAGAAAGTATGTGATCCAGCAACTCTCCTCCTTTGCATAACCTGAAAATGGAATAAAAGAGTTTTACAGGTGAGAAACATGATCTCTAAATATATTGTTTTGTGTAACATGTTAGATCACTCCATGGATATCCGGATTGCATTATTCAAGCCTCTATTCTTATTTAAGAGTTCCCCCCAATTGATTCCTTGGATTTCATGATCAGATTTTGTCAT comes from Primulina huaijiensis isolate GDHJ02 chromosome 17, ASM1229523v2, whole genome shotgun sequence and encodes:
- the LOC140962916 gene encoding CDPK-related kinase 1-like isoform X1, producing MGLCHGKPIETPQNLSENPINPGEKNDLVLNSSTGKTPKFPFYSPSPFRSTYKDSPANSGSVLSTPLRFLKRPFPPPSPAKHIKALLARRHGSIKPNEATIPEGSECEIIGLDKNFGFSKNFTSHFDLGEEVGRGHFGYTCSAKGKKGSLKGLDVAVKIIPKSKMATAIAVEDARREIKILRALTGHKNLVLFYDAYEDEENVYVVMELCKGGELLDHILSRGGKYSEDDAKSVLVQILSVVAYCHLQGVVHRDLKPENFLFTSKDEHSPLKAIDFGLSDYVKPDERLNDIVGSAYYVAPEVLHRSYGTEADMWSIGVIAYILLCGSRPFWSRTESGIFRAVLKADPSFDEAPWPSLSSDAVDFVKGLLNKDYRKRLTAAQALGHPWLVGHQDVKITLDMIIYKLLKAYICSSSLRKAALRALARTLSIQQLAYLREQFTLLGPNKSGLISITCFKTAITKYSTDAMKDSRVIDYVNLVSSLRYRKLDFEEFCAAAISVHQLEGMNTWEQNARNGYEFFEKDGNRPIMIEELATELGLSPSVPIHVVLQDWIRHTDGKLSFLGFVRLLHGVSSRTFQKV
- the LOC140962916 gene encoding CDPK-related kinase 1-like isoform X2; this translates as MATAIAVEDARREIKILRALTGHKNLVLFYDAYEDEENVYVVMELCKGGELLDHILSRGGKYSEDDAKSVLVQILSVVAYCHLQGVVHRDLKPENFLFTSKDEHSPLKAIDFGLSDYVKPDERLNDIVGSAYYVAPEVLHRSYGTEADMWSIGVIAYILLCGSRPFWSRTESGIFRAVLKADPSFDEAPWPSLSSDAVDFVKGLLNKDYRKRLTAAQALGHPWLVGHQDVKITLDMIIYKLLKAYICSSSLRKAALRALARTLSIQQLAYLREQFTLLGPNKSGLISITCFKTAITKYSTDAMKDSRVIDYVNLVSSLRYRKLDFEEFCAAAISVHQLEGMNTWEQNARNGYEFFEKDGNRPIMIEELATELGLSPSVPIHVVLQDWIRHTDGKLSFLGFVRLLHGVSSRTFQKV